A genomic stretch from Moraxella nasicaprae includes:
- the ubiA gene encoding 4-hydroxybenzoate octaprenyltransferase, whose product MKNHLTHTPMTAKEKLIAWCELIRLDKPVGTELLLYPTLWALFLASGQYGKLPSLKLVVIFSLGAFLMRSAGCAINDFADRKVDGKVKRTKGRPLADGRLKAKTAVFTFVGLALLSACLLLFLPIQVFYWSLIAVILAFIYPFMKRYTHLPQVVLAAAFGWAVPMAFVAVNSQMGGINTGIGEVGITGWLTFIAYICWTVAYDTQYAMCDKDDDIKIGVKSTAILFETWFGKNDVHFIMALQGLFLAIMMFLLHDLLNLYLVICLLPFILMMNYQYRLIKTRERLNCFKAFRHNAIVGRVMFVLIALSCAWQFWGA is encoded by the coding sequence ATGAAAAACCATTTAACCCACACCCCAATGACCGCCAAAGAAAAATTGATTGCTTGGTGTGAACTGATTCGCCTTGATAAACCTGTGGGTACAGAATTATTACTTTATCCAACGCTTTGGGCATTGTTTTTGGCAAGTGGTCAATATGGCAAATTGCCCAGCCTTAAACTTGTTGTGATATTCTCATTGGGGGCGTTTTTAATGCGTTCCGCTGGTTGTGCGATTAATGATTTTGCTGACCGTAAAGTAGATGGAAAAGTTAAGCGGACAAAGGGTCGCCCCTTAGCAGATGGACGCTTAAAAGCCAAAACGGCGGTATTTACTTTTGTGGGCTTGGCATTGTTGTCGGCGTGTTTGTTATTATTTTTACCGATACAAGTTTTTTATTGGTCGTTAATTGCGGTCATTCTTGCTTTTATTTATCCGTTTATGAAACGCTATACCCATTTGCCCCAAGTGGTATTGGCGGCGGCTTTTGGGTGGGCGGTGCCAATGGCATTTGTGGCGGTCAATAGTCAGATGGGCGGTATCAATACAGGCATTGGAGAGGTTGGGATAACAGGCTGGCTAACCTTTATTGCCTATATATGCTGGACGGTGGCGTATGATACCCAATATGCCATGTGTGATAAGGACGATGATATTAAGATTGGGGTAAAATCCACCGCCATTTTATTTGAAACATGGTTTGGCAAAAATGATGTGCATTTTATCATGGCATTGCAAGGGCTATTTTTGGCAATCATGATGTTTTTATTGCATGATTTGTTAAATCTTTATTTAGTGATTTGTTTGCTGCCATTCATATTGATGATGAATTATCAATACCGCCTCATCAAAACCCGTGAACGACTTAATTGTTTTAAGGCATTTAGACATAATGCCATCGTGGGAAGAGTGATGTTTGTGCTGATTGCATTAAGCTGTGCATGGCAATTTTGGGGAGCATAG
- a CDS encoding class I SAM-dependent methyltransferase → MKACFLSIHNDDKIINEVINQYQLPIDLTVITVPKIDNKLLKNISLDNHLPIVFFDKQSLMLSQMIDNELIKTCLNWQSLQQRIVSSGKNNELLLKACKLNKEMSVIDGTAGFGIDGLILASTGARVTFIEQNPIVFLMLIFEKIKMSQHKNWQKLMERITIVFGDSNKIINDGVKHDLIYLDPMFPNDSYKGAVNKNMQILHLMVNPPNSDDELKLFNTAIAKCDKLVIKRPLSAPNFADKSPNQSFNNEVIRFDVYG, encoded by the coding sequence ATGAAGGCGTGTTTTTTATCAATCCATAATGATGATAAGATTATCAATGAAGTTATCAATCAATATCAGCTACCCATTGATTTAACTGTTATCACAGTACCAAAGATTGATAATAAACTTTTAAAAAATATCAGTTTGGACAATCATTTGCCCATTGTATTTTTTGATAAACAAAGTTTAATGTTATCTCAAATGATTGATAATGAGCTGATTAAAACTTGCCTAAATTGGCAAAGCCTACAACAACGCATTGTCTCTTCTGGGAAAAATAATGAACTGTTATTAAAGGCGTGTAAATTAAATAAAGAAATGAGTGTGATTGACGGCACGGCAGGATTTGGCATTGATGGATTGATATTGGCAAGTACAGGGGCAAGGGTAACATTCATTGAACAAAATCCCATTGTCTTTTTAATGCTCATATTTGAAAAAATAAAAATGAGCCAACATAAAAATTGGCAAAAACTGATGGAGAGAATTACGATTGTCTTTGGCGACAGTAATAAGATTATCAATGATGGTGTCAAACATGATTTAATCTACCTTGACCCAATGTTTCCCAATGACAGCTACAAGGGGGCGGTTAATAAAAATATGCAAATTTTGCATTTGATGGTTAATCCGCCAAATAGCGATGATGAATTAAAACTTTTTAATACCGCCATAGCAAAGTGCGATAAACTGGTGATTAAACGCCCCTTGTCTGCTCCTAATTTTGCCGATAAATCACCCAATCAAAGTTTTAATAATGAAGTCATCAGATTTGATGTATATGGCTAA
- the ffh gene encoding signal recognition particle protein — protein sequence MFDTLTERLSGSLRNIAGTGQLTEDNIKDTLREVRMALLEADVALPVARDFVAKVKEQALGQEVLKELAPGQAFVKIVYDELSEMMGAANQSLEMTGKPPMVYLLAGLQGAGKTTTAGKLAKFLQEKHNKKVMLVSADVYRPAAIKQLEQVAMQVKASFVPSSPDEKPLDIAHRAINEAKLQYQDILIIDTAGRLHIDDEMMDEIKSLAAAVNPVETLFVVDSMTGQDAANTAKAFNDALPLTGVILTKTDGDARGGAALSVRAITGKPIKFLGRGEKLEALELFHPERIAQRILGMGDVLSLVEEVEAKIDREQAERMAKKIQKGGEFDLEDLLNQFQQMKNLGGMAGFLDKMPGLGGADIQKAMEEAKPEEKVKEMEALIHSMTPFERQNPDKITPSRKRRIAAGSGKQIQDVNRLLKQHKQMARMMKMISRPEGLGKMMKAVQGLTRGMASGPLFGGKGGQDAAPDMAQMRQSMQDLGLNPNEMPSMEEMQKKMQELGSQLPPNFKKRF from the coding sequence ATGTTTGATACTCTAACCGAACGACTTTCTGGCAGTCTGCGTAATATTGCAGGCACAGGTCAACTGACCGAAGACAACATCAAAGACACACTGCGTGAAGTGCGTATGGCACTATTGGAGGCGGATGTTGCCTTGCCTGTGGCTCGGGATTTTGTTGCCAAAGTCAAAGAACAGGCTTTGGGTCAAGAGGTGCTAAAAGAGCTGGCACCAGGTCAAGCCTTTGTTAAAATCGTCTATGACGAATTGTCAGAAATGATGGGTGCTGCCAATCAGTCGCTGGAAATGACAGGCAAGCCACCCATGGTGTATTTATTGGCTGGTCTGCAAGGTGCTGGTAAAACCACAACCGCAGGTAAACTTGCCAAATTTTTGCAAGAAAAACATAACAAAAAAGTCATGCTGGTTTCTGCCGATGTGTACCGTCCAGCAGCGATTAAGCAGCTTGAACAGGTGGCAATGCAGGTTAAGGCAAGTTTTGTGCCATCAAGCCCTGACGAAAAGCCGTTAGACATCGCCCATCGTGCGATTAACGAGGCTAAATTACAATACCAAGATATTTTAATCATCGATACCGCAGGTCGTTTGCACATTGATGATGAGATGATGGACGAAATCAAATCGCTTGCTGCCGCTGTCAATCCTGTGGAAACTTTGTTTGTGGTTGATAGTATGACAGGTCAAGACGCTGCCAATACCGCCAAAGCCTTTAATGATGCTTTGCCTTTGACAGGCGTGATTTTGACCAAAACCGATGGCGATGCACGAGGTGGTGCTGCCTTATCAGTACGAGCCATTACAGGCAAACCCATCAAATTTTTGGGTCGTGGCGAAAAATTAGAAGCGTTGGAGCTGTTCCACCCAGAGCGTATCGCTCAGCGTATTTTGGGCATGGGCGATGTGTTGTCGCTGGTTGAAGAGGTTGAGGCAAAAATCGACCGTGAGCAAGCCGAACGCATGGCGAAAAAAATCCAAAAGGGTGGGGAGTTTGACCTTGAAGATTTGCTCAACCAATTCCAACAAATGAAAAATTTGGGTGGCATGGCTGGATTTTTGGATAAAATGCCAGGCTTAGGCGGTGCTGATATCCAAAAAGCGATGGAAGAGGCAAAGCCTGAGGAAAAGGTTAAGGAAATGGAAGCCTTAATCCATTCGATGACGCCTTTTGAACGCCAAAATCCTGATAAAATCACACCAAGCCGTAAACGCCGTATTGCCGCAGGTTCAGGTAAACAAATCCAAGATGTGAACCGCCTGCTCAAACAGCACAAGCAGATGGCTCGCATGATGAAGATGATTAGTCGTCCCGAGGGTCTGGGCAAAATGATGAAAGCAGTACAAGGTCTGACTCGTGGCATGGCGTCAGGTCCTTTGTTTGGCGGTAAGGGTGGTCAAGATGCTGCACCAGACATGGCTCAAATGAGGCAGTCCATGCAAGATTTAGGGCTAAATCCCAACGAAATGCCCAGCATGGAAGAAATGCAGAAAAAAATGCAAGAGCTGGGCAGTCAGTTACCTCCAAACTTTAAAAAGCGTTTTTGA
- a CDS encoding lytic transglycosylase domain-containing protein: protein MKNLTTKFSLSILAMTLTAQAFAEVKTTIMPAGGVTVTVQPSTQGSEKFTQTTQSTTYAKSGTFYNANNNQTNYSSSAFSSYSTENYSNYSSYSGSASRDSYDHLIRDAAARHGVDPALIKAIIHTESTFDPYARSRVGAAGLMQLMPATAREMGVWDVYDPAQNIDGGTKYLAFLQRQFSNQNHVIAAYNAGPGNVRKYGGIPPFRETRNYVQKVNDRYNNIYSLDASLYSGSGRYSNLAMNTPVGGTTVTQTSKVISSSGVNFAAPQNPSVNYTDGRVFISSNP, encoded by the coding sequence ATGAAAAATTTAACCACAAAGTTCTCGCTAAGCATCTTGGCAATGACACTGACCGCTCAGGCTTTTGCCGAAGTAAAAACCACCATCATGCCAGCAGGCGGTGTCACTGTGACCGTCCAGCCAAGCACCCAAGGTAGCGAGAAGTTCACCCAAACCACCCAAAGCACAACTTATGCCAAAAGTGGGACTTTTTATAACGCCAATAACAATCAGACCAATTATAGCTCATCAGCATTTAGCTCTTACTCAACAGAAAACTACTCCAACTATTCATCATATAGTGGCAGTGCCAGCAGAGACAGCTACGACCATCTCATTCGTGACGCCGCAGCTCGTCATGGCGTTGACCCTGCGTTAATCAAAGCCATCATTCACACCGAATCAACCTTTGACCCTTATGCCAGATCTCGTGTTGGTGCAGCAGGTCTAATGCAACTGATGCCTGCCACCGCTCGTGAAATGGGCGTCTGGGATGTGTACGATCCTGCTCAAAATATTGATGGTGGCACCAAATATTTAGCATTTTTACAACGCCAGTTTAGCAACCAAAATCATGTGATTGCTGCCTATAACGCAGGCCCTGGCAATGTACGCAAGTATGGCGGTATTCCACCATTTCGTGAAACTCGCAACTATGTCCAAAAAGTCAATGACCGCTATAATAACATTTATAGCCTAGATGCCAGCCTGTATTCTGGCTCAGGTCGTTATTCAAATCTGGCGATGAACACACCAGTTGGTGGTACGACCGTTACCCAAACCAGCAAGGTCATCAGTTCATCAGGGGTTAATTTTGCCGCACCACAAAACCCAAGCGTGAATTACACTGATGGTCGAGTGTTTATTTCGAGCAACCCTTAA
- the tsaB gene encoding tRNA (adenosine(37)-N6)-threonylcarbamoyltransferase complex dimerization subunit type 1 TsaB: protein MAILLALDTVFEQCSVALLNNDGVIGETTILGNRGQTETILPIIDNLLSQHQMTLDDVDVLAFNRGPGAFSGIRINTAVVQALSFALDLPCVRVSSLKTLANTFVMQNSISDNAVIASCIDARQNEVYACFYQIENDKLTQIGDEALLPYDNEIKADFIIGNGGQFIKTDGQLIDLNPTACDIGKMAYAEYLTNGGVTAQNALPVYLRHNAWKTLAEQGKSK from the coding sequence GTGGCAATATTATTGGCATTAGATACTGTTTTTGAACAATGCTCGGTGGCACTGTTAAATAATGATGGTGTGATTGGCGAAACAACGATTTTGGGCAATCGTGGACAAACCGAAACCATATTGCCAATCATTGATAATCTGCTCAGCCAGCATCAGATGACGCTTGATGATGTTGATGTGCTTGCCTTTAATCGAGGGCCGGGAGCATTTAGCGGTATTCGTATCAATACGGCGGTGGTGCAGGCTTTATCGTTCGCCCTTGATTTGCCTTGTGTGAGGGTATCAAGTCTAAAAACGCTTGCCAATACCTTTGTTATGCAAAATAGCATTTCTGATAATGCTGTGATTGCCAGTTGTATTGACGCTCGCCAAAATGAAGTTTATGCCTGTTTTTATCAAATTGAAAATGATAAATTAACCCAAATTGGCGATGAAGCCTTATTGCCTTATGATAATGAAATAAAGGCTGATTTTATTATCGGTAATGGCGGTCAATTTATCAAAACAGACGGTCAGTTAATTGACTTAAATCCGACTGCTTGTGATATTGGCAAAATGGCGTATGCAGAATATTTAACCAATGGCGGTGTTACTGCCCAAAATGCCTTACCTGTCTATTTACGCCATAATGCTTGGAAAACTTTGGCAGAGCAGGGGAAAAGCAAATGA
- the htpX gene encoding protease HtpX translates to MMRIGLFLLTNLAVIIVCSIAFAVLSSVFGLGSVHAGGGLNYASLIVMCFVWGMVGSLISLFMSKWLAKKSTGTVVIETPRNATEQWLVDTVAKQARAVNIGMPEVGIFDNPQPNAFATGWNKNNSLVAVSTGLLHTMTADEVEAVLAHEIGHVANGDMVTLALIQGVVNAFVMFFARIIGNFVDRTIFRNEDDAPGIGYFVTSIVMDILLGMLASAIVMWFSRRREFRADEMGAKLASRDKMISALNALRPAESRPDTMPEGMRAFAISSGQSQGFSIASLFRSHPTLDDRIAALQKLPQN, encoded by the coding sequence ATGATGCGAATTGGTTTATTTCTACTGACCAACCTAGCTGTAATTATTGTATGTAGCATCGCTTTTGCTGTGTTATCGTCAGTTTTTGGTTTAGGCAGTGTTCATGCAGGTGGTGGTCTTAACTACGCCAGTCTGATTGTGATGTGCTTTGTCTGGGGCATGGTTGGCTCGCTGATTTCATTGTTCATGTCAAAATGGTTGGCAAAGAAATCCACAGGTACTGTTGTGATTGAAACGCCACGCAATGCCACCGAACAATGGCTGGTTGATACCGTTGCCAAACAAGCCCGTGCGGTTAATATCGGCATGCCAGAAGTTGGTATTTTTGACAATCCTCAGCCAAATGCCTTTGCCACAGGCTGGAATAAAAACAACTCATTGGTTGCTGTCTCAACAGGACTGCTACACACCATGACCGCTGATGAAGTAGAAGCGGTACTGGCTCATGAGATTGGTCATGTCGCCAATGGCGATATGGTAACTTTGGCACTAATTCAGGGTGTGGTCAATGCCTTTGTGATGTTCTTTGCACGCATCATTGGTAACTTTGTTGATCGTACAATATTTCGTAATGAAGACGATGCTCCTGGCATTGGTTATTTTGTGACCAGCATCGTGATGGATATTTTGCTGGGCATGCTGGCTTCTGCCATCGTAATGTGGTTCTCTCGCCGTCGTGAGTTTCGTGCTGATGAAATGGGGGCAAAACTTGCCAGCCGTGATAAAATGATTAGTGCTTTGAACGCTTTACGCCCTGCCGAAAGCCGCCCTGATACCATGCCAGAAGGCATGAGAGCCTTTGCCATCTCATCAGGTCAATCACAAGGATTTAGTATTGCCAGCCTGTTTCGCAGTCACCCAACACTAGATGACCGCATTGCAGCCTTGCAAAAATTACCACAAAACTGA
- the clpA gene encoding ATP-dependent Clp protease ATP-binding subunit ClpA: MFSPEFSAIHQSALDHAQRLGHSLMTSEHLLWHLLDDDKVSLVLKECQIEQEKIKEHLTNYFQDYLISKENVNPKPTKSVQRIIQRAIYQVQASQTQKLVAPSDVLVAIFKESDCFANQLLQDLGLDILMLTKTISQLDRQEFTEKLTQDDVAQETKINPLTAYTTNLNEQVQLGKIDPLVGRDDEIERAIQILCRRRKNNPLFVGDAGVGKTAIVEGLAWKIVHQQVPSLLAQTTIYSLDIGSLVAGTKFRGDFEKRIKNLLDILKNKPDVILFIDEIHMMIGAGASNDGNVDVSNLIKPALSRGELRCIGSTTFVEYRQLFEKDHALSRRFQKIDVKEPSVAEAIQILQGLKKYYENFHQVTYTDEAIETAVKLSVKHLHERFLPDKAIDVIDEAGAYLRLNPKDEQMVDSTLIETIIAKMARIPPSSIASDDKQQLAQLEHQLKQVIFGQDRAVEVLSDTIKLSKAGLGNPNKPIGSFLFTGPTGVGKTELAKQLAFMLGVEFVRFDMSEYMESHTASRLIGAPPGYVGYDQGGLLTEKIQQFPHCVLLLDELEKAHPDVFNLLLQVMDNGMLTDNNGRTVSFRQVILIMTSNVGADSISRQSMGFTEQNHQHDNGEAIKRTFTPEFRNRLDAMVNFEPLSPMVMDFVVDKFVSELQEMLLAKNVVLTVDKTAREYLAKHGYDRLMGARPMARLIQDKLKKPLASMILFGELADGGQVSVLLDEAGEISFKVS; this comes from the coding sequence GTGTTTAGTCCAGAGTTTTCAGCAATTCATCAATCTGCTCTTGACCATGCCCAAAGACTTGGGCATTCGCTCATGACCAGCGAACATTTGCTGTGGCATTTGCTTGATGATGACAAAGTATCTTTGGTGCTCAAAGAATGTCAGATTGAGCAAGAAAAAATCAAAGAGCATCTGACCAATTATTTTCAAGATTATCTCATCAGTAAAGAAAATGTTAATCCCAAACCAACCAAGAGTGTGCAGAGAATCATACAGCGGGCAATTTATCAAGTACAAGCAAGCCAAACCCAAAAATTAGTCGCACCCAGCGATGTGTTGGTGGCGATTTTCAAAGAATCTGATTGCTTTGCCAATCAGCTTTTGCAGGATTTGGGGCTGGATATCTTGATGCTGACCAAAACCATTTCTCAGCTAGATAGACAAGAGTTTACTGAGAAACTCACCCAAGATGATGTGGCACAAGAAACAAAAATCAATCCTTTGACCGCCTACACCACCAATCTTAACGAACAAGTCCAGCTTGGCAAGATTGACCCTTTGGTGGGGCGTGATGATGAGATTGAGCGAGCGATACAAATTTTATGCCGTCGTCGCAAAAACAATCCATTGTTTGTGGGTGATGCTGGTGTTGGTAAAACCGCCATTGTTGAAGGGCTGGCGTGGAAAATCGTTCATCAGCAAGTCCCAAGCCTGCTGGCACAGACCACGATTTATAGCTTAGATATTGGCTCTTTGGTGGCGGGGACTAAATTTCGTGGCGACTTTGAAAAAAGAATTAAAAATTTATTGGATATTCTAAAAAATAAGCCTGATGTCATTTTATTCATTGACGAGATTCATATGATGATTGGGGCAGGTGCGTCCAACGATGGTAATGTCGATGTTTCCAATCTGATTAAGCCTGCTTTATCTCGTGGCGAGTTGCGATGTATCGGTTCGACAACTTTTGTTGAATATCGACAGCTTTTTGAAAAGGATCACGCCTTATCCAGACGCTTCCAAAAAATCGATGTCAAAGAACCATCGGTGGCAGAGGCGATACAGATTTTGCAGGGTCTAAAAAAATATTATGAGAATTTTCATCAGGTTACTTACACCGATGAAGCGATAGAGACGGCAGTCAAGCTGTCAGTCAAGCATTTGCATGAGCGTTTTTTACCCGATAAAGCGATTGATGTGATTGATGAAGCAGGTGCTTATTTGCGTCTTAATCCCAAAGATGAGCAAATGGTGGATAGTACTTTGATTGAAACCATCATTGCCAAGATGGCTCGTATTCCACCATCAAGCATCGCCAGTGATGACAAACAACAGCTTGCCCAATTAGAACATCAGCTCAAACAAGTCATCTTTGGGCAAGATAGGGCGGTTGAGGTATTGAGCGACACCATCAAGCTATCCAAAGCAGGGCTTGGCAATCCCAATAAACCGATTGGCTCATTTTTGTTCACAGGTCCGACAGGTGTGGGCAAAACGGAGCTTGCCAAACAACTGGCGTTCATGCTTGGTGTGGAGTTTGTGCGTTTTGATATGTCAGAATACATGGAATCGCACACCGCATCACGACTCATTGGTGCTCCGCCAGGTTATGTCGGCTATGATCAAGGTGGCTTATTGACTGAAAAAATTCAGCAGTTTCCTCATTGCGTCTTGTTGCTTGATGAATTGGAAAAGGCTCACCCTGATGTTTTTAACCTGTTATTACAAGTGATGGATAACGGCATGCTCACCGATAATAATGGTCGTACGGTGTCGTTTCGTCAAGTCATACTCATCATGACCAGTAATGTTGGGGCGGATAGCATCAGCCGTCAATCAATGGGTTTTACCGAACAAAATCATCAGCACGACAATGGCGAAGCGATTAAACGCACCTTTACGCCAGAGTTTCGCAATCGGCTTGATGCGATGGTTAATTTTGAACCATTATCGCCCATGGTGATGGATTTTGTGGTGGATAAATTTGTCAGTGAATTACAAGAGATGCTGCTTGCCAAAAATGTCGTTTTGACGGTGGATAAAACAGCTCGTGAATATCTTGCCAAGCATGGCTATGACCGTTTGATGGGTGCTAGACCTATGGCAAGACTGATTCAAGATAAACTCAAAAAACCATTGGCATCTATGATACTGTTTGGCGAATTGGCTGACGGCGGTCAAGTGTCGGTGCTGCTTGATGAGGCGGGGGAAATATCATTTAAGGTCAGTTGA
- a CDS encoding phage tail assembly protein T produces the protein MSYNELIEWQAYDRLDPFGGFRQDIQTAHLLYAKLGNDGVSISDFLPIDPNPMTDEMREEYERHKAQVQAQKDAEALMAMFAKHQAKQV, from the coding sequence CTGTCTTATAATGAACTCATCGAATGGCAAGCCTACGACCGCCTAGACCCCTTCGGCGGCTTTCGTCAGGACATTCAGACCGCCCATCTATTGTATGCCAAGCTGGGTAATGACGGGGTGTCCATCAGCGACTTTTTGCCCATTGACCCAAACCCCATGACCGATGAAATGCGTGAAGAGTACGAACGGCATAAGGCACAAGTGCAAGCCCAAAAAGATGCCGAAGCTCTGATGGCGATGTTTGCCAAGCATCAGGCAAAGCAAGTGTAA
- a CDS encoding undecaprenyl-diphosphate phosphatase: protein MDILLFIKAFIMGVVEGITEFLPISSTGYLILSADLMNFWTKEKAALFIVVIQMGAMLAVVYDYWGRLWNALMGLLTGKAQGLEKPRQLGLSLIIATLPVMVIGLLFEDFITEKLFHPVVVAIMLIVGAVLIIYAEKTKRPIIAQTAEQIDFKTAIKIGLAQCLALIPGTSRSGATIIGALLFGTSRTAGTEFSFFLGIPVIMGAALLGLIKHKEAMQTANDWAILGVGFMTSFIIALICIRFMVAWVSKKDFMIFAYLRIVTGIIVLIAFFGFGYAIEG, encoded by the coding sequence TTGGACATTTTATTATTTATCAAAGCCTTTATTATGGGCGTTGTTGAGGGCATTACCGAGTTTTTGCCGATTTCTAGTACGGGCTATTTGATTTTGTCGGCAGATTTGATGAACTTTTGGACAAAAGAAAAAGCGGCTTTGTTTATTGTCGTCATTCAAATGGGGGCAATGCTTGCAGTAGTGTATGATTATTGGGGCAGACTTTGGAATGCCTTAATGGGTTTATTAACAGGTAAGGCACAAGGATTAGAAAAACCCCGTCAATTAGGATTATCGCTCATCATTGCTACTTTGCCTGTCATGGTCATTGGTTTGTTATTTGAAGATTTTATTACCGAAAAATTATTTCACCCTGTGGTGGTGGCAATTATGCTGATTGTCGGTGCGGTGCTTATTATTTATGCCGAAAAAACAAAACGCCCCATTATCGCTCAAACCGCCGAACAAATCGATTTTAAAACCGCCATTAAAATCGGTTTGGCACAATGCCTTGCCCTAATCCCCGGCACTTCTCGTTCTGGAGCGACCATTATTGGGGCGTTATTATTTGGCACTTCTCGCACGGCTGGCACGGAGTTTTCATTCTTTTTGGGCATTCCTGTGATTATGGGGGCGGCATTACTTGGGCTTATTAAACACAAAGAGGCAATGCAAACAGCGAATGATTGGGCGATATTGGGTGTCGGTTTTATGACTTCGTTTATCATTGCGTTAATTTGCATTCGCTTTATGGTAGCGTGGGTTAGTAAAAAAGACTTTATGATTTTTGCTTATTTAAGAATTGTTACAGGGATTATTGTTTTAATTGCTTTTTTTGGTTTTGGTTATGCCATAGAGGGTTAA
- a CDS encoding cytochrome C assembly family protein gives MLIVFLMTTIIYSTSSVYLTHTLLQKTTPNKFGLLGFLILGVCLHGYLLYPQIMTLHGLNFNLFNTLSLTSLFFVIFYVLFGLYRPILSLGILAVPIALAGVSTGYFGKASYQPIASLNIGLQLHILLSFAAYCVLLMAAVQGFILKLQIKELKHQTIHRFWVSRLPALQSMEGLLFDMILMGFVILSIALGFGFVATYDILDQHIAHKMFFSLASWVVFGILIAGHYLHGWRGKRAANFTIYGFILLAIGFVGSKAVLELIL, from the coding sequence GTGCTGATTGTTTTTTTGATGACCACCATCATCTATTCCACCAGCAGTGTGTATCTGACACATACACTACTGCAAAAAACTACCCCAAATAAGTTTGGGTTACTGGGTTTCTTGATACTCGGTGTGTGCTTGCACGGTTATCTACTATATCCACAAATAATGACTTTACATGGCTTAAACTTCAACCTGTTTAACACATTGAGCCTAACCAGTCTGTTTTTTGTGATTTTTTATGTGCTATTTGGATTGTATCGCCCCATTTTAAGTTTAGGGATTTTGGCAGTACCCATCGCACTGGCTGGTGTTAGCACAGGTTATTTTGGCAAGGCAAGTTACCAACCGATTGCCAGCCTTAATATCGGCTTGCAGCTTCACATTTTGTTATCGTTTGCCGCTTACTGCGTTTTATTGATGGCAGCCGTGCAGGGTTTTATCCTAAAATTACAAATCAAAGAACTAAAACACCAAACCATTCATCGCTTTTGGGTCAGTCGTCTGCCTGCCTTGCAAAGTATGGAAGGTCTGCTGTTTGATATGATTTTGATGGGCTTTGTCATTTTAAGCATTGCACTTGGTTTTGGATTTGTGGCAACCTATGACATCTTAGACCAGCACATCGCCCATAAAATGTTTTTTAGCTTGGCAAGTTGGGTTGTGTTTGGCATTTTGATTGCAGGGCATTATCTGCATGGCTGGCGTGGTAAGCGTGCGGCAAATTTCACCATTTATGGTTTTATCTTACTTGCCATCGGTTTTGTGGGTTCAAAGGCGGTGCTGGAATTGATTTTGTAG
- a CDS encoding ATP-dependent Clp protease adaptor ClpS, with amino-acid sequence MFYIQSIFCNQTQAMAEHDTDSDVAVTSQVQTQVRRPSMYAVVMHNDNYTTMEFVMYVLMDIFEHNTEQAYQLMMKVHQTGRAVVATLPFEIAEMKVEEVDLLAEEENYPLLTTIEPA; translated from the coding sequence ATGTTTTATATTCAATCAATTTTTTGTAATCAAACACAAGCAATGGCAGAGCATGATACCGACAGCGATGTGGCGGTGACAAGTCAAGTGCAGACACAGGTTCGCCGTCCGTCTATGTATGCGGTCGTGATGCACAACGATAATTACACCACGATGGAGTTTGTAATGTATGTGCTGATGGATATTTTTGAGCATAATACTGAGCAGGCTTACCAGCTGATGATGAAGGTGCATCAAACAGGCAGAGCGGTGGTGGCAACATTGCCATTTGAGATTGCTGAGATGAAGGTTGAGGAAGTAGATTTGCTTGCCGAAGAGGAAAATTATCCACTTTTAACCACCATCGAACCAGCATGA